A genomic segment from Actinoplanes sichuanensis encodes:
- a CDS encoding TetR/AcrR family transcriptional regulator, translated as MVKQGRDPRAELVEAGARVLAEQGPGALSARSLARAAGTSTMAVYTHFGGMPAVVRAIIHEGFARLAAELAQVPETTDPVADCAALALAYRRAAHRAPHLYRVMFGATGFELTAEDREIGAYTLKVAHDVLARCIADGRFRPAEPWVLTRQSWCLAHGLVSLELAGFHPDPTIADTDYRTHLINFAVGAGDDLPRAESSITNGFRGTAAIGDAPKRSTDRG; from the coding sequence GTGGTGAAGCAGGGTCGAGACCCCCGGGCCGAACTCGTCGAGGCCGGCGCTCGGGTGCTGGCCGAGCAGGGGCCGGGAGCGTTGTCCGCACGGTCGCTGGCGCGTGCCGCCGGCACTTCGACGATGGCGGTCTACACCCATTTCGGCGGCATGCCCGCGGTGGTTCGCGCGATCATCCACGAGGGTTTCGCCCGCCTGGCCGCCGAACTCGCCCAGGTGCCGGAGACCACCGACCCGGTCGCCGACTGCGCAGCCCTCGCTCTCGCCTACCGCCGTGCCGCCCATCGGGCCCCGCATCTGTACCGGGTGATGTTCGGCGCGACCGGCTTCGAGCTGACCGCCGAGGACCGGGAGATCGGCGCATACACCCTGAAAGTCGCCCACGACGTGCTCGCCCGCTGCATCGCGGACGGACGTTTCCGCCCGGCCGAGCCGTGGGTCCTGACCCGCCAGTCCTGGTGCCTGGCTCACGGCCTGGTGAGCCTGGAACTGGCCGGCTTCCATCCCGACCCGACCATCGCTGACACCGACTACCGCACCCACTTGATCAACTTCGCCGTCGGTGCCGGCGACGACCTGCCCCGAGCCGAATCGTCGATCACCAACGGTTTTCGGGGCACTGCCGCCATCGGCGACGCGCCGAAGAGGTCAACCGATCGCGGATAG
- a CDS encoding lytic polysaccharide monooxygenase yields MRRLFTLPALTVAAVGGSLLVAASPASAHGYISSPPSRQANCASGAVSGCGDIVYEPQSVEAPKGSTQCNGGTSRFTVLNDTTKSWPAVNVGTSVTFNWVLTARHATSTWEYFIGNKLVASFSDNGAQPGATKSHTVNFAGYTGRQTVLARWNIADTINAFYSCVDLNFGGVTNPTPTPTTPTPTPTTPTPTPTTPTPTPTQTTNPGSTTWAAGTAYKVGDRVTYNGATYQCRQAHTALAGWEPPYVAALWTAV; encoded by the coding sequence ATGCGACGCCTGTTCACCCTTCCCGCCCTGACCGTCGCCGCGGTCGGTGGATCCCTCCTCGTGGCCGCTTCCCCGGCGTCCGCGCACGGCTACATCTCATCCCCGCCCAGCCGTCAGGCCAACTGCGCGAGCGGCGCGGTCTCCGGCTGCGGTGACATCGTCTACGAGCCGCAGAGCGTCGAGGCGCCGAAGGGCTCGACCCAGTGCAACGGCGGCACCAGCCGGTTCACCGTCCTCAACGACACCACCAAGAGTTGGCCGGCCGTGAACGTCGGCACCAGCGTGACCTTCAACTGGGTGCTGACCGCTCGCCACGCCACCTCGACGTGGGAGTACTTCATCGGTAACAAGCTGGTGGCGTCCTTCAGCGACAACGGCGCGCAGCCGGGGGCGACCAAGTCGCACACGGTGAACTTCGCCGGCTACACCGGACGGCAGACCGTGCTGGCCCGGTGGAACATCGCCGACACGATCAACGCGTTCTACTCGTGTGTGGACCTGAACTTCGGCGGGGTCACCAACCCCACGCCGACGCCGACCACCCCCACGCCGACGCCCACCACGCCGACCCCGACGCCGACCACCCCCACGCCGACCCCGACCCAGACCACCAACCCGGGGTCGACCACGTGGGCGGCCGGCACCGCGTACAAGGTGGGTGACCGGGTCACCTACAACGGCGCCACCTACCAGTGCCGGCAGGCGCACACCGCGCTGGCCGGTTGGGAGCCCCCGTACGTCGCGGCGCTGTGGACCGCCGTCTAG
- a CDS encoding GDSL-type esterase/lipase family protein: MAKARPAGGPLHGESPGPGPVLRLAVLGDSSAAGFGAPDHATALAGQLATALAADLSRTVSWRVAARGGATARTVTALLPRLTDQATGWRPDLVVVAVGVNDTTRLRRPTAFQRDILRLVTALHATLTTPPGTALKPSHTELNNSPKTHAIDATSAATASPADNAGTAGGEAETGGRSGGGGGGEGRSGGGGGGEGWSGDKGWSEDGAWSGEKRWSGGGGGAPAVVPVLLSGLPPVHRFPVLPAPARWLFGSHARRLDRRLAAAAAELPGTHHLPVGDIPMDQPGLFASDGFHPAPPAYQIWARLLARQAAPLLA; the protein is encoded by the coding sequence ATGGCGAAGGCACGACCGGCCGGCGGCCCGCTGCACGGCGAGTCACCCGGCCCCGGCCCCGTTCTGCGCCTGGCCGTGCTCGGCGACTCGTCGGCCGCCGGATTCGGGGCGCCCGACCACGCCACCGCGCTGGCCGGTCAACTCGCCACCGCCCTCGCCGCCGACCTCAGCCGAACCGTCTCCTGGCGGGTCGCGGCCCGCGGTGGTGCCACCGCCCGCACCGTCACCGCCCTACTGCCCCGCCTCACCGACCAGGCCACCGGCTGGCGCCCCGACCTGGTGGTCGTGGCCGTGGGCGTCAACGACACCACCCGCCTGCGCCGCCCGACCGCCTTCCAGCGCGACATCCTCCGCCTGGTCACCGCTCTCCACGCCACGCTCACCACGCCACCCGGCACCGCGCTCAAGCCCAGTCACACAGAATTGAACAATTCGCCCAAAACCCACGCCATCGACGCGACCTCCGCCGCCACTGCGAGCCCCGCCGACAACGCCGGCACCGCCGGAGGGGAAGCCGAGACCGGAGGCCGGAGCGGAGGCGGAGGCGGGGGCGAAGGCCGGAGCGGAGGCGGAGGCGGGGGCGAAGGCTGGAGCGGGGACAAAGGCTGGAGCGAGGACGGAGCCTGGAGCGGGGAAAAACGCTGGAGCGGCGGCGGAGGCGGGGCTCCGGCGGTGGTTCCCGTGCTGCTGTCGGGGCTGCCGCCGGTGCATCGGTTTCCGGTTCTGCCGGCGCCGGCCCGGTGGCTGTTCGGCTCGCATGCCCGCCGTCTCGACCGCCGACTGGCCGCGGCTGCCGCCGAACTCCCGGGCACCCATCATCTGCCGGTCGGCGACATCCCGATGGACCAGCCGGGGCTGTTCGCCTCCGACGGCTTCCATCCGGCTCCGCCCGCCTACCAGATCTGGGCCCGCCTGCTGGCCCGTCAGGCCGCTCCCCTGCTGGCCTGA
- a CDS encoding LysR family transcriptional regulator, producing the protein MIDPRRLQVLTEVARQGSFNRAAAELRLTPSAVSQQISALERTVGTPVVRRSTRGVELTDAGRVLAETAATIAAELAIAEREIARLATIGAERLTVATFTSGGQRILPHALTRFTTARPEVELTVIESEPEESLALVRSGAADIALVYHFDGPPVVPSGLDFTPLQDDPMWIVMPAGHRHSGRTEVAIAELAGERWVQGCLSVGDMLEHYAAMAGYEVITACRGTDYQFAQSLVRAGVGIAMIPEVALTTDASGLTAARLTPPGPCRYVGVVAARRRRIDPLVAAMLGELRDTVAALPAGPLTTV; encoded by the coding sequence GGGCCGCCGCCGAGCTGCGCCTCACCCCGTCCGCGGTCTCCCAGCAGATCAGCGCCCTGGAGCGGACCGTCGGCACCCCGGTGGTCCGGCGCAGCACCCGCGGCGTCGAGCTCACCGACGCCGGCCGGGTGCTCGCCGAGACCGCCGCCACCATCGCCGCCGAGCTGGCCATCGCTGAGCGGGAGATCGCCCGGCTGGCCACGATCGGCGCCGAGCGGCTCACGGTGGCCACCTTCACCAGCGGCGGCCAGCGGATCCTGCCGCACGCGCTGACCCGGTTCACCACCGCCCGGCCCGAGGTCGAGCTGACCGTCATCGAGTCCGAGCCGGAGGAGAGCCTGGCCCTGGTCCGTTCCGGCGCCGCCGACATCGCGCTGGTCTACCACTTCGACGGGCCGCCGGTCGTCCCGTCGGGCCTCGACTTCACCCCGCTGCAGGACGACCCGATGTGGATCGTGATGCCGGCCGGGCACCGGCACTCCGGGCGCACCGAGGTGGCCATCGCCGAGCTGGCCGGCGAGCGCTGGGTGCAGGGCTGCCTGTCGGTCGGCGACATGCTGGAGCACTACGCGGCGATGGCCGGTTACGAGGTGATCACCGCGTGCCGGGGCACCGACTACCAGTTCGCGCAGTCGCTGGTGCGGGCCGGTGTCGGCATCGCGATGATCCCCGAGGTGGCGCTCACCACCGACGCGTCCGGACTGACCGCGGCCCGGCTCACCCCGCCCGGCCCGTGCCGCTACGTCGGCGTCGTCGCCGCCCGGCGCCGGCGCATCGACCCGCTGGTCGCCGCCATGCTGGGCGAACTGCGGGACACGGTCGCCGCGCTGCCCGCCGGCCCGCTGACTACAGTGTGA
- the mraY gene encoding phospho-N-acetylmuramoyl-pentapeptide-transferase, with amino-acid sequence MRAVIVAAAVAFLVSLFLTPVAIRVFSALKAGQPIRSLGLASNEGKKGTPAMGGVVFIVATLLAYVAGHLALTTLPERQIAQEKPTMTALVLLGLFVFCGAVGFVDDFLKVRKRNSDGLSAKGKLLGQAIIGTGFGIAALYVVSTNGQTVVSENISFIRDISWLNVGKVGSVIVFVFVITAMSNGVNLTDGLDGLATGASTLVLGAYALIGYWQYRHWCADETYARANEYCYQVRDPLEIAMIAAAAAGACLGFLWWNTSPARIFMGDVGALGLGALIGGLAVATRTTLLSILIGGLFFIITVTWVIQIVSFKTTGRRVFRMVPLHHHFELAGWSEVNIVVRFWTIAGVCVAVGLGLFYSEFLAATG; translated from the coding sequence GTGAGGGCGGTCATCGTCGCGGCGGCGGTCGCGTTCCTCGTCTCCCTCTTCCTCACACCGGTGGCGATCCGGGTCTTCAGCGCGCTCAAGGCCGGACAGCCGATCCGCTCTCTCGGGCTCGCCTCGAACGAGGGCAAGAAGGGCACCCCCGCGATGGGCGGGGTGGTGTTCATCGTCGCCACCCTCCTCGCCTACGTCGCCGGGCACCTCGCGCTCACCACCCTGCCCGAACGGCAGATCGCGCAGGAGAAGCCGACCATGACGGCCCTCGTCCTGCTCGGGCTGTTCGTCTTCTGCGGCGCGGTCGGCTTCGTCGACGACTTCCTGAAAGTCCGCAAGCGCAACTCCGACGGCCTGTCAGCCAAGGGCAAACTGCTCGGGCAGGCGATCATCGGCACCGGCTTCGGTATCGCCGCCCTCTACGTGGTCAGCACCAACGGCCAGACCGTGGTCAGCGAGAACATCTCGTTCATCCGGGACATCAGCTGGCTGAACGTCGGCAAGGTCGGCTCGGTGATCGTGTTCGTCTTCGTGATCACCGCGATGTCGAACGGCGTGAACCTCACCGACGGCCTCGACGGCCTGGCCACCGGCGCGTCGACACTCGTCCTCGGCGCGTACGCGCTGATCGGGTACTGGCAGTACCGGCACTGGTGCGCCGACGAGACGTACGCCCGCGCCAACGAATACTGCTACCAGGTCCGCGACCCGTTGGAGATCGCGATGATCGCGGCCGCGGCGGCCGGCGCCTGCCTGGGCTTCCTGTGGTGGAACACGTCCCCGGCACGGATCTTCATGGGCGACGTGGGCGCGCTCGGGCTCGGCGCCCTGATCGGCGGGCTCGCCGTCGCCACCCGCACCACGCTGCTGTCCATCCTGATCGGCGGACTGTTCTTCATCATCACGGTCACCTGGGTGATCCAGATCGTCTCGTTCAAGACCACCGGCCGACGTGTCTTCCGAATGGTGCCGCTGCACCACCACTTCGAGCTGGCCGGGTGGAGCGAGGTCAACATCGTGGTCCGGTTCTGGACCATCGCCGGTGTCTGTGTGGCGGTCGGTCTGGGCCTGTTCTACTCGGAGTTCCTGGCGGCCACCGGATAG
- a CDS encoding DUF305 domain-containing protein — protein sequence MDRRLAGSGGPACRAALTLLLLCLLAACGSPAPVDEKAFNDTDVMFLQMGLGHITEGDRVAEIAEGRATNPEIRAVATELRGQWRTERDTMAGWLGQWQRPLAADPSAGLHAGHGDLHSLREEDFEGLVRFEGAEFDRAAVALLLGNLHNAMETIRMEAGGGSYPQAVDLAERMTESRQGQIQRLLALAAG from the coding sequence GTGGACCGCCGTCTAGCAGGATCGGGCGGCCCGGCGTGCCGGGCCGCCCTCACCCTCCTGCTGCTCTGCCTGCTGGCCGCCTGCGGCTCGCCGGCTCCGGTTGACGAGAAGGCCTTCAACGACACGGACGTGATGTTCCTGCAGATGGGGCTGGGGCACATCACCGAGGGTGACCGGGTCGCCGAGATCGCCGAGGGCCGGGCCACCAACCCGGAGATCCGCGCGGTCGCCACCGAGTTGCGCGGACAGTGGCGGACCGAGCGCGACACGATGGCGGGCTGGCTCGGGCAGTGGCAGCGGCCGCTGGCGGCGGACCCGTCGGCCGGGCTGCACGCCGGGCACGGCGATCTGCACTCGCTGCGCGAGGAGGACTTCGAGGGCCTGGTGAGGTTCGAGGGCGCCGAGTTCGACCGGGCCGCGGTGGCGCTGCTGCTCGGAAACCTGCACAACGCGATGGAGACCATCCGGATGGAGGCCGGCGGTGGCTCGTACCCCCAAGCGGTTGATCTCGCCGAACGCATGACGGAGTCGCGGCAGGGCCAGATCCAGCGGCTTCTCGCGCTGGCGGCGGGCTGA
- a CDS encoding DUF1905 domain-containing protein → MRVAFESELWIWDARRDESWTFVSLPVDASEEIRARAGGLRRGFGSLRVRATVGGSSWTTSVFPDSGRNAYVLPVKRAIRTAEALSEGDVTAVTVELLDL, encoded by the coding sequence ATGCGAGTGGCGTTCGAGAGCGAGCTGTGGATCTGGGATGCGCGACGCGACGAGAGCTGGACGTTCGTCAGCCTGCCAGTGGACGCGTCCGAGGAGATCCGGGCGCGGGCCGGCGGGCTGCGGAGGGGATTCGGGTCGTTACGGGTCCGCGCGACGGTGGGCGGCAGCTCATGGACGACCTCGGTGTTTCCGGACAGCGGCCGTAACGCCTACGTGCTGCCGGTGAAACGCGCGATCCGGACCGCCGAAGCGCTGAGCGAGGGCGACGTCACCGCAGTGACCGTCGAGTTGCTCGACCTGTGA
- a CDS encoding putative bifunctional diguanylate cyclase/phosphodiesterase: MRVPVWAGWLVAAIIAALCFPLVPDDTLPAKIYVNTIGLSSVAAMVIGIVRNRPEHWRAWALFAAGVLTFVSGDITYDVTELRLGEYPYPYWADLLYLSAYPLLWASLSRLGNPRGDRERGALIDAAIISTGIGLIFWVAIVGPTLADTGAPVLERLVTIGYPLADVLLTTAVARMLTRAGNRTPSMRLMTAGAVIMLTGDLIYTTMSSTAEYTGGFVDSGFLMAYACWGAAALHPSMRRRPETALDVHRIGRTRLGILTAFTLIAPGLLFLQGAGDPAGIAWASIGTGAVVLCLLVVMRMWGLVQQVKVQATRLGDLAMHDPLTGLANRRAFEEQLGAAATPTVLLLDLNGFKAVNDRFGHAVGDELLVAVAQRLRTELPPEAVAARMGGDEFAVLLPAGTDAGDELAVRLRAAIHQPIHAGGQDLLVGASIGIAGDCADPVEVLRRADVAMYAAKAENGRHRHYTPDLDTSTDEEARLGAELRTALDRGEFHLVYQPIVELPTGTCVAVESLVRWWHPDRGYISPEVFIPVAERTGLIVELGEWILRTACLQFADWWRQGVAPYRFGVNVSARQLAEPGFVSLVAAILAETGVHPARLVVEVTETAVFGGGAAVRAVHELTELGVEIALDDFGTGHSSLGLLQTLPVRILKVDKSFVENVTMAGRHAVIATSLIQVANGLGLVAVAEGVETAEQAAELYRLGYRRAQGYHFGRPAMAQITQAASA, from the coding sequence ATGCGGGTCCCGGTGTGGGCGGGGTGGCTGGTCGCGGCGATCATCGCCGCGCTGTGCTTCCCTCTGGTCCCCGACGACACCCTGCCCGCCAAGATCTACGTCAACACGATCGGGCTCTCCTCGGTGGCCGCCATGGTCATCGGCATCGTGCGGAACCGGCCGGAACACTGGCGGGCCTGGGCGCTGTTCGCGGCCGGGGTGCTGACCTTCGTCTCCGGCGACATCACCTACGACGTCACCGAGCTGCGCCTCGGCGAATACCCCTACCCGTACTGGGCGGACCTGCTCTACCTGTCGGCGTACCCGCTGCTCTGGGCGTCGCTGTCGAGACTCGGCAACCCGCGCGGCGACCGGGAACGCGGAGCGCTCATCGACGCCGCGATCATCTCCACCGGGATCGGACTGATCTTCTGGGTCGCCATCGTCGGCCCCACCCTGGCCGACACCGGGGCACCGGTGCTGGAACGGCTCGTCACCATCGGCTACCCGCTCGCCGACGTGCTGCTCACCACCGCCGTCGCCCGGATGCTCACCCGCGCCGGCAACCGCACGCCGAGCATGCGACTGATGACCGCCGGAGCCGTCATCATGCTGACCGGCGACCTGATCTACACCACGATGTCCAGCACCGCCGAGTACACCGGCGGGTTCGTCGACTCCGGGTTCCTGATGGCGTACGCCTGCTGGGGCGCCGCCGCCCTCCACCCGAGCATGCGCCGCCGTCCGGAGACCGCCCTCGACGTGCACCGGATCGGGCGCACCCGGCTCGGCATCCTCACCGCGTTCACCCTGATCGCCCCCGGTCTGCTGTTCCTCCAGGGCGCCGGCGACCCGGCCGGGATCGCCTGGGCGTCCATCGGCACCGGGGCGGTCGTGCTCTGCCTGCTCGTGGTGATGCGCATGTGGGGGCTGGTGCAGCAGGTCAAGGTGCAGGCGACCCGGCTCGGCGACCTGGCCATGCACGACCCGCTGACCGGGCTGGCCAACCGGCGCGCCTTCGAGGAACAGCTCGGCGCCGCCGCCACCCCCACCGTGCTGCTGCTCGACCTCAACGGGTTCAAGGCGGTCAACGACAGGTTCGGGCACGCGGTCGGCGACGAACTGCTCGTCGCCGTCGCCCAGCGGCTCCGCACCGAGCTGCCACCGGAGGCCGTCGCGGCCCGGATGGGCGGCGACGAGTTCGCCGTGCTGCTGCCGGCCGGAACCGACGCGGGCGACGAACTGGCCGTCCGGCTCCGCGCGGCGATCCACCAGCCGATCCACGCCGGCGGCCAGGACCTGCTGGTCGGCGCCAGCATCGGCATCGCCGGCGACTGCGCCGACCCGGTCGAGGTGCTGCGCCGCGCCGACGTGGCCATGTACGCCGCCAAGGCCGAGAACGGGCGTCACCGCCACTACACCCCCGACCTCGACACCAGCACCGACGAGGAGGCCCGGCTCGGCGCGGAACTCCGCACCGCCCTCGACCGCGGCGAATTCCACCTCGTCTACCAGCCGATCGTCGAACTGCCCACCGGCACCTGCGTCGCCGTCGAGAGCCTGGTCCGCTGGTGGCACCCCGATCGCGGCTACATCAGCCCCGAGGTGTTCATCCCGGTCGCCGAGCGCACCGGCCTCATCGTCGAACTCGGCGAGTGGATCCTGCGTACCGCGTGCCTCCAGTTCGCCGACTGGTGGCGGCAGGGCGTCGCACCGTACCGCTTCGGCGTCAACGTCTCCGCCCGCCAGCTGGCCGAACCCGGCTTCGTCTCCCTCGTCGCCGCGATCCTCGCCGAAACCGGCGTCCACCCGGCGCGTCTGGTCGTCGAGGTCACCGAGACCGCCGTCTTCGGCGGCGGCGCGGCCGTCCGGGCCGTCCACGAACTCACCGAACTCGGCGTCGAGATCGCCCTCGACGACTTCGGCACCGGCCACTCGTCGCTCGGCCTCCTGCAGACCCTGCCGGTCCGCATCCTCAAAGTCGACAAGTCGTTCGTCGAGAACGTCACCATGGCCGGACGCCACGCGGTCATCGCCACCTCCCTCATCCAGGTGGCCAACGGCCTCGGCCTGGTCGCCGTCGCCGAAGGCGTCGAAACCGCGGAACAGGCGGCCGAGCTCTACCGGCTCGGTTACCGGCGGGCCCAGGGTTACCACTTCGGGCGCCCGGCGATGGCCCAGATCACCCAGGCGGCGTCCGCTTGA
- a CDS encoding GNAT family N-acetyltransferase, with amino-acid sequence MPELIAPTAALHASWIESRDEWGRGVHQDGSGLRPGDEVDTPDDFAAWVAGLIESEKQAPEGWVRCSFRWIVEGDRYLGAIALRHELNDFLREAAGHIGYGLRPSARGHGLAAWALGATLPEARALGLTRVLLTCNVDNVASARTIERNGGVLEDIRDTEIGTVRRYWITL; translated from the coding sequence ATGCCCGAATTGATCGCGCCGACCGCTGCCCTGCACGCCTCCTGGATCGAGTCCCGTGACGAGTGGGGTCGTGGCGTCCACCAGGACGGTTCGGGTCTGCGTCCGGGCGACGAGGTGGACACGCCGGACGATTTCGCGGCCTGGGTGGCCGGGCTGATCGAGTCGGAGAAGCAGGCGCCCGAGGGTTGGGTGCGGTGCTCGTTCCGCTGGATCGTCGAGGGCGACCGCTATCTGGGTGCGATCGCCCTGCGCCACGAGCTCAACGACTTCCTGCGGGAGGCGGCCGGTCACATCGGTTACGGCCTGCGCCCGTCGGCCCGCGGGCACGGCCTGGCCGCCTGGGCGCTGGGTGCGACGCTGCCGGAGGCCCGCGCGCTGGGTCTGACCCGGGTGCTGCTGACCTGCAACGTGGACAACGTGGCGTCGGCCCGCACGATCGAGCGCAACGGCGGTGTCCTGGAGGACATCCGGGACACCGAGATCGGGACCGTCCGGCGCTACTGGATCACACTGTAG
- a CDS encoding VOC family protein, which translates to MPVDLFAGISVRDLPAAVAWYTALLGSEPAFAPNDVESVFEIAEHRYVYVELRPDHAGHGMITLFVPDFAERVAGAAARGLVPAREETYENGVRKTTYTDPDGNEISFGGGPVSD; encoded by the coding sequence ATGCCCGTCGACCTTTTCGCCGGAATCTCCGTCCGGGACCTGCCCGCCGCCGTCGCCTGGTATACGGCGTTGCTGGGCAGCGAACCGGCGTTCGCGCCCAACGACGTCGAGTCGGTCTTCGAGATCGCCGAACACCGGTATGTGTACGTCGAACTGCGGCCCGACCACGCCGGGCACGGCATGATCACGCTCTTCGTGCCGGACTTCGCGGAGCGGGTGGCCGGCGCCGCCGCCCGGGGCCTCGTCCCGGCCCGCGAGGAGACCTACGAGAACGGCGTCCGCAAGACCACCTACACCGACCCGGACGGCAACGAGATCTCCTTCGGCGGCGGGCCGGTGTCCGATTAG